Proteins encoded within one genomic window of bacterium:
- a CDS encoding iron-containing alcohol dehydrogenase, with protein sequence MAPSILETGIKLVKNVGSFNFGAGSVAELPKHLATRRARSKEAGGKVVFIIDQFFKDKKEVLSHLDIQTQDCVVFVPTDHEPKTDKIDQEVARLIADGFSNPATIVGLGGGITLDTAKAIANLLTNGGIAEQYQGWDLVKVPAVHKIGIPTISGTGAEATRTCVMTNTKTGLKLGMNSDYTVFDHVILDPELTVTVPRNQYFYTGMDAYIHCVEALSGSYRNAVGDAYSRETINLCRQVFLNDDMMDAKSRERLMVAAYLGGCAIATSYVGVVHPFSAGLSVVLDLHHCVANCIVMRAMSEFYPEAYDEFWKMAERQNVSVPEGVARNLTDEQYKALYNATLIHQKPLTNALGENYRDILTYDKVVSLFKKM encoded by the coding sequence ATGGCCCCTTCAATTCTCGAAACCGGAATAAAACTTGTTAAAAACGTTGGCAGCTTTAACTTTGGCGCCGGCTCTGTTGCAGAACTTCCCAAGCATCTTGCCACTCGCCGTGCCCGTTCTAAAGAGGCAGGAGGCAAAGTTGTTTTTATTATCGATCAGTTTTTTAAAGATAAAAAAGAAGTTTTAAGTCATTTGGATATTCAGACTCAAGATTGCGTTGTGTTTGTACCCACTGATCATGAACCTAAAACCGATAAAATTGATCAGGAAGTAGCTCGTTTAATTGCGGATGGTTTTTCAAATCCTGCAACCATTGTGGGCTTAGGTGGAGGAATTACGCTGGATACCGCCAAGGCGATAGCCAATCTTTTAACCAATGGAGGTATAGCCGAACAATATCAGGGCTGGGATTTAGTGAAGGTGCCGGCGGTTCATAAAATAGGAATTCCTACAATTTCGGGTACCGGAGCTGAAGCTACCCGTACCTGTGTGATGACCAATACCAAAACAGGTCTTAAGCTGGGCATGAACAGCGATTACACTGTTTTTGATCATGTGATTTTAGATCCCGAACTAACAGTGACAGTTCCCCGTAACCAGTATTTTTATACGGGTATGGATGCCTATATTCATTGTGTAGAAGCTTTGTCGGGTTCTTATCGTAATGCTGTGGGAGATGCGTATTCGCGTGAAACTATTAATCTGTGCCGTCAGGTTTTTTTAAACGATGACATGATGGATGCTAAGTCGCGTGAGCGCTTGATGGTTGCCGCTTATTTGGGAGGTTGTGCCATTGCGACCAGTTACGTAGGAGTGGTTCATCCTTTTTCTGCAGGCTTAAGCGTTGTTCTGGATCTCCATCACTGTGTGGCCAACTGTATTGTGATGCGTGCCATGAGCGAGTTTTATCCCGAAGCTTATGATGAGTTTTGGAAAATGGCCGAACGCCAGAATGTATCGGTTCCAGAAGGTGTGGCTCGCAACTTAACCGATGAACAATACAAAGCCCTGTATAATGCAACGCTTATTCATCAAAAACCGTTAACCAATGCTTTGGGTGAAAATTATCGCGATATTCTGACGTACGACAAGGTTGTATCGCTTTTTAAAAAAATGTAA
- a CDS encoding N-acetylneuraminate synthase family protein: MISIKLGNKILSNDSLPYVIAEIGVNHEGSLEQAKRLIELTKEGGADAAKFQSYKADTLASKHSPAYWDTTKEPTLSQHQLFKKYDNFSPEDYVELAAHCRNVGIDFLSTPFDDASVEFLDPLMPFFKIASADLTNIPFLRRIASKKKPVLLSTGAATLGEIDIAVETLTRAGAKDILLLHCILNYPTENANAHLRMIKGLQRAYPDHLIGYSDHTLPDDAMTSLVSAYLLGAVVIEKHFTHDKTLIGNDHYHAMDVNDLKRFVSLAKRVHVLLGNAEHKSPITTEGISRLNARRSIVAARDISKGHKFTESDLTYKRPGTGVSPIHWDEVIGGSALRDIKADDVLQWSDIVTKSR, encoded by the coding sequence ATGATATCAATTAAACTCGGAAATAAAATATTATCAAACGATAGTCTCCCCTATGTTATTGCTGAAATTGGTGTGAATCATGAAGGTTCACTAGAACAGGCCAAGCGACTTATTGAACTGACCAAAGAGGGCGGGGCTGATGCTGCAAAGTTTCAAAGCTATAAGGCTGATACTCTTGCTTCCAAACATTCCCCGGCTTATTGGGATACAACCAAAGAACCCACCTTGAGCCAACATCAGCTTTTTAAAAAATACGATAATTTTAGCCCCGAAGATTATGTAGAATTAGCAGCTCATTGTCGCAATGTGGGGATTGATTTTTTATCTACCCCTTTTGATGACGCTTCTGTTGAGTTTTTAGATCCTCTCATGCCTTTTTTTAAAATTGCCTCAGCAGATTTAACCAATATTCCTTTTTTGCGTCGCATTGCCTCCAAAAAAAAGCCTGTACTTCTCTCAACGGGGGCGGCAACTTTAGGAGAAATTGATATTGCCGTTGAAACGCTAACCCGTGCTGGAGCTAAAGATATTTTATTGCTACATTGTATTTTAAATTACCCCACTGAGAATGCCAATGCCCATCTCCGGATGATTAAGGGTTTGCAAAGAGCCTATCCAGATCATTTGATTGGTTATTCCGATCATACTTTGCCTGATGATGCCATGACATCCCTTGTTTCCGCGTATTTATTGGGTGCTGTTGTGATTGAAAAGCATTTTACGCATGATAAAACTTTAATCGGCAATGATCATTATCATGCTATGGATGTAAATGATTTGAAGCGTTTTGTAAGTCTTGCCAAGCGTGTCCATGTCTTATTGGGTAACGCTGAACATAAAAGCCCTATTACCACCGAAGGTATTTCTCGTTTAAATGCCCGGAGGAGTATTGTGGCGGCACGTGATATTTCTAAAGGTCATAAATTTACTGAATCCGATTTGACATACAAAAGACCTGGTACAGGTGTGAGTCCTATTCATTGGGATGAAGTTATCGGAGGAAGCGCGCTGCGAGATATAAAAGCGGATGACGTTTTGCAGTGGAGTGATATTGTTACAAAATCCCGCTAA
- a CDS encoding DegT/DnrJ/EryC1/StrS family aminotransferase, giving the protein MPGFEVIGIEEQNEVNDVFARGGVLFRHGFDQLRGDCYKVKEFETAFARYMQVPHALAVTSGTAALRVALASLGIGPGDEVITQSFTFVATVEAIIESGATPVCAEIDKTLNLDPEDLEKRINKRTRAVIAVHMLGTPAYLTKIKEICQKYGLILIEDTAWGCGGKLAGKYLGTWGDIGTFSFDFAKTMTTGEGGMIVFNNSKHYQRAAAWHDHGHENNPAVPRWEDTRAGSGFNFRMMELQGAVGLAQLKKLSSVIEAQRVNRDRLWNAISDLPGISPREVPEHAYETADALVFSVSDKTTALNCRHALLAQKISTKILPEATTWHFAGTWNHMPQLVKAHGGDLNHDFSQSRAHLERCVSLPVIVKMNENMPQAVRTALSQVLKEKV; this is encoded by the coding sequence TTGCCCGGATTTGAAGTTATAGGAATTGAAGAACAAAACGAAGTGAATGATGTTTTTGCGCGTGGGGGTGTTCTTTTTCGCCACGGTTTTGATCAGCTGAGAGGTGATTGTTACAAGGTAAAGGAATTTGAAACGGCTTTTGCCCGTTATATGCAAGTGCCTCATGCTTTGGCGGTTACTTCAGGTACGGCTGCCTTACGTGTTGCCCTGGCTTCTTTGGGCATAGGTCCTGGTGACGAAGTGATTACGCAGAGTTTTACTTTTGTAGCAACGGTTGAAGCTATTATTGAATCGGGTGCCACTCCTGTGTGTGCTGAAATCGACAAAACTTTAAATTTAGACCCTGAAGATTTAGAGAAGAGAATCAATAAGCGTACGCGTGCCGTTATAGCTGTTCACATGCTGGGAACTCCAGCTTATCTCACAAAAATAAAAGAAATTTGCCAAAAATATGGATTAATTCTTATTGAAGATACCGCTTGGGGTTGCGGTGGAAAATTGGCAGGGAAATATTTAGGTACTTGGGGTGATATAGGAACTTTTAGTTTTGACTTTGCCAAAACGATGACAACGGGTGAAGGTGGGATGATTGTTTTTAATAATTCTAAACACTATCAGCGAGCCGCGGCCTGGCATGACCACGGTCATGAAAATAATCCTGCAGTTCCGCGCTGGGAAGATACCCGTGCCGGTAGCGGATTTAATTTTAGAATGATGGAGCTGCAGGGGGCGGTTGGTCTTGCCCAGTTAAAAAAATTATCTTCTGTTATTGAAGCTCAGCGTGTCAATCGGGATCGTTTGTGGAACGCCATTAGTGATTTACCCGGCATCTCTCCTCGTGAAGTTCCTGAGCATGCTTATGAAACAGCAGATGCGCTTGTTTTTAGTGTGTCAGATAAGACAACAGCCCTAAATTGTCGCCATGCATTATTAGCACAAAAAATATCCACAAAAATACTGCCCGAAGCAACAACATGGCATTTTGCAGGAACATGGAATCATATGCCTCAATTGGTTAAGGCTCATGGGGGCGACTTAAACCATGATTTTTCCCAGTCCCGCGCTCATTTAGAGCGTTGTGTGTCGTTGCCGGTAATTGTTAAAATGAATGAAAACATGCCGCAAGCCGTAAGAACGGCCTTATCCCAGGTTTTGAAAGAAAAAGTATGA
- a CDS encoding ABC transporter ATP-binding protein/permease encodes MMLETLGVGLIIPALAVMVDPSQVAKISFFQPFIKGAGSQTELVVIGLVSLLVVYAVKAGFLAFLSWYQSGFAYRVQASLSQELFSGYLRQPYTFHLQRNSSELIRNVINETNHFTFNVMNMGITLLTEIFVVLGIAVLLVYVEPIGALWVVSVLGLAVYVFHAFTRSRISRWGEARQFHDGLRIQHLQEGLNGVKDVKILGREDSFLSQYAVHNVGNADVGKKQYTLQSLPRLWLEFLAVVGLVLIGFTMLVQGKPMTSLLPTMGLFAAAAFRLMPSVNRILNTIQSLRFSYPVINVLYTSLKEFKTIPPAVSSGKLSFAHDIKLENISYIYPESSHVVLQNVNMTVKKGSCIGIIGGSGAGKSTFVDLILGLLTPISGKIMVDGLDIQSNIRDWQDQIGYVPQNIYLTDDTIKNNVAFGLKNDEIDEAAIEKAIKAAQLDEFVRSLPEGLNTIVGERGVRLSGGQCQRIGIARALYRDPPVLILDEATSALDTKTEKEVMTAVDALKGKTLFIVAHRLTTLKHCDLIVKLEKGQIADTGLYDHFVNEQSLFQKNIAG; translated from the coding sequence ATGATGTTGGAGACTTTGGGGGTGGGGTTAATTATTCCGGCCTTGGCTGTTATGGTTGATCCGAGTCAGGTGGCTAAAATTTCTTTTTTTCAGCCTTTCATTAAAGGGGCCGGGAGTCAGACCGAGCTTGTTGTTATCGGGCTAGTTTCATTATTGGTTGTCTATGCCGTTAAAGCAGGGTTTCTCGCTTTTTTATCCTGGTATCAATCCGGTTTTGCATACAGAGTACAGGCCAGTCTTTCTCAGGAGCTTTTTTCCGGATATTTACGCCAGCCTTATACGTTTCATCTACAACGTAATTCTTCCGAACTTATTCGGAATGTTATTAACGAAACCAATCATTTTACTTTTAATGTGATGAATATGGGGATTACCCTTTTAACCGAAATTTTTGTGGTGCTGGGTATTGCCGTTCTACTTGTTTACGTTGAGCCCATTGGTGCACTTTGGGTGGTGAGTGTGCTGGGTCTGGCTGTGTATGTTTTTCATGCTTTTACCCGGTCACGCATATCGCGTTGGGGAGAGGCCAGACAGTTTCATGACGGCCTTCGCATTCAGCATCTTCAGGAGGGATTAAACGGTGTAAAGGATGTTAAAATACTGGGAAGGGAAGATTCTTTTTTATCCCAATACGCAGTTCATAATGTGGGCAATGCCGATGTGGGCAAGAAACAATATACCTTGCAGTCTCTTCCCCGGTTATGGCTGGAGTTTTTAGCTGTTGTGGGACTCGTATTAATTGGTTTCACAATGCTGGTTCAGGGAAAGCCCATGACGTCTCTTTTGCCTACTATGGGTTTATTTGCTGCCGCTGCTTTTCGTTTAATGCCTTCCGTAAACAGAATTTTAAATACGATACAGAGTTTACGTTTTTCTTATCCTGTTATTAATGTTTTATATACCAGCCTCAAAGAATTTAAAACTATTCCTCCTGCTGTATCTTCCGGGAAATTGTCTTTTGCTCATGACATCAAACTGGAAAATATAAGTTACATTTATCCCGAATCCAGTCATGTTGTTTTACAAAATGTAAACATGACTGTTAAAAAAGGTTCCTGTATTGGAATTATAGGTGGTAGCGGTGCCGGCAAGAGCACTTTTGTTGATTTGATTTTGGGTTTGTTAACGCCCATCAGTGGAAAAATAATGGTGGATGGTTTGGATATACAGTCTAATATACGAGATTGGCAGGATCAAATAGGGTATGTGCCTCAAAATATTTATTTGACGGATGATACAATTAAAAACAATGTAGCCTTTGGTTTAAAAAATGATGAAATTGATGAGGCGGCTATAGAAAAAGCGATTAAGGCCGCCCAGTTGGATGAGTTTGTACGTAGTTTGCCAGAAGGTTTAAATACTATTGTGGGTGAAAGAGGGGTTCGTTTATCGGGAGGACAGTGTCAGAGAATTGGAATTGCCCGTGCCCTTTATCGTGACCCTCCTGTATTGATACTGGACGAAGCGACTAGTGCCCTGGATACTAAAACAGAAAAAGAAGTGATGACAGCCGTTGATGCACTAAAAGGGAAAACGCTTTTTATTGTGGCTCACAGGCTTACCACTCTTAAGCATTGTGATTTGATTGTGAAGCTTGAAAAAGGCCAGATAGCAGATACCGGTCTTTACGATCATTTTGTTAATGAGCAAAGTTTGTTTCAAAAAAATATAGCAGGATAA
- a CDS encoding radical SAM protein, producing MAKVNQFRDELSTDDGKTVQLNKGHYNLDTNERSEEFNRKMSEGWELEYARYRSDWEALPAKKEVREYPLLVDIELASSCNLKCPMCYTTTDHFKETVSRKLMKWELFTKVVDEIAGKVPAVRLSWRGESTLHKKFVDAVRYAKDKGVKEVSFLTNGWKLELPFFEELVKAGADWITVSFDGVGEDYNRIRAPLKYEETLLKLKNIMEYKRAHGLSKPTIKVQGVWPAIRKNPQLFYSTMKEASDLVAFNPLIDYLGNDADSDIVYEKNFSCPQIYQRVFVSSTGEAMMCNSDEYGQEIIGNALNQTIYEIWHGEKLNRVRTLHARENGFQEVPVCRKCFYPRKMEVAEQAQVDGRTILIENYINRKQQVGT from the coding sequence ATGGCAAAAGTAAATCAATTTCGTGACGAGCTATCTACCGATGATGGTAAAACAGTCCAGTTGAACAAAGGTCATTATAACCTTGATACCAATGAAAGATCCGAAGAATTTAATCGTAAAATGAGTGAGGGCTGGGAATTAGAATATGCCCGTTACCGTTCTGACTGGGAGGCTCTTCCTGCAAAGAAGGAAGTGCGTGAATACCCTTTATTAGTAGACATTGAATTGGCTTCTTCGTGTAACTTAAAATGTCCCATGTGTTATACCACAACCGATCATTTCAAAGAGACTGTTAGCCGCAAGTTAATGAAATGGGAGCTTTTTACCAAGGTGGTGGATGAAATTGCAGGAAAGGTTCCAGCTGTGAGATTAAGCTGGAGAGGCGAATCTACTTTGCATAAAAAATTTGTAGATGCTGTTCGTTATGCAAAAGATAAAGGTGTTAAAGAGGTTTCATTTTTAACTAACGGATGGAAATTGGAGTTGCCTTTTTTTGAAGAGCTTGTGAAAGCTGGTGCCGATTGGATAACAGTTTCTTTTGACGGAGTGGGGGAGGATTATAACCGAATTCGTGCCCCTCTTAAATATGAGGAAACTCTTTTAAAGCTAAAAAATATTATGGAATATAAACGTGCCCATGGGTTATCTAAGCCTACAATTAAGGTACAGGGCGTTTGGCCAGCTATCCGTAAAAATCCACAGCTTTTTTATTCTACCATGAAAGAAGCGTCTGATCTGGTAGCTTTTAACCCACTTATCGATTATTTGGGGAATGACGCTGATTCCGATATCGTTTATGAAAAAAACTTTTCTTGCCCTCAGATTTATCAGCGTGTATTTGTTTCGTCCACAGGAGAAGCAATGATGTGCAATAGCGATGAATATGGTCAGGAAATTATCGGGAATGCACTTAATCAGACTATTTATGAAATATGGCATGGTGAAAAATTAAATCGTGTACGTACATTGCATGCACGTGAGAACGGTTTTCAGGAAGTACCAGTATGCCGTAAGTGCTTTTATCCTCGTAAAATGGAAGTTGCCGAACAGGCACAAGTAGATGGACGTACGATATTGATTGAAAATTATATTAATCGTAAACAACAAGTAGGAACTTAA
- a CDS encoding GNAT family N-acetyltransferase, which yields MSEDKYQWIANPGPEEWDQVIQLSPQSNLFCERFFLEAAGVRHQLYLVKQGEHIKAGVCVVKGQQDNNCVLDDLVIHNGILFLNEETKKQVRLRFEQFELTEFIIQRLTSQFETIELALAPQFEDLRPFIWHCYHESDKNNKFTLDLRYTTYVDVSELGQGVADESSAAFLAMDTLRQRHIRQAHKQGGTVQLGKNSQLLVGYYRDLMVRQGDPSSEDKLVRMARVIDQLIAAGRGALYEVVNSQGVIVYTVFYAWDSKRAYYLFGAGHPEHSELWQGTLAHWGAFKNLSQNHHVKEVDLEGVNSPNRGWFKLSFGGNLKSYYQVYKNK from the coding sequence TTGTCTGAAGATAAATATCAGTGGATTGCTAACCCCGGCCCCGAAGAATGGGATCAGGTTATTCAATTGTCTCCTCAAAGCAATTTATTTTGCGAGCGCTTCTTTTTAGAGGCGGCCGGCGTTCGTCATCAGTTATATCTTGTTAAACAGGGAGAGCATATCAAGGCGGGAGTCTGTGTAGTAAAAGGGCAGCAGGATAATAACTGTGTTTTGGATGATCTGGTTATTCATAATGGTATTCTTTTTTTAAATGAAGAAACCAAAAAGCAGGTTCGTTTACGTTTTGAACAGTTTGAATTAACAGAATTTATTATTCAGCGTCTAACTTCCCAGTTTGAAACCATTGAGCTGGCTTTAGCGCCTCAATTTGAAGATTTGCGTCCTTTTATCTGGCACTGTTATCACGAATCGGACAAGAATAATAAATTTACTCTCGATCTTCGCTACACCACTTATGTAGATGTTTCTGAACTGGGCCAGGGCGTTGCCGATGAATCTTCGGCTGCTTTTCTTGCCATGGATACGTTACGGCAGCGTCATATTCGCCAGGCCCACAAGCAGGGAGGAACTGTTCAGTTGGGAAAAAACAGTCAGCTATTAGTTGGTTATTATCGTGATTTAATGGTGAGACAAGGGGACCCTTCCTCCGAAGATAAATTAGTTCGCATGGCGCGTGTTATAGACCAGTTGATTGCAGCTGGTCGAGGTGCTCTATATGAAGTTGTTAATAGCCAGGGGGTTATTGTTTACACGGTATTTTACGCATGGGACAGTAAAAGAGCCTACTATCTTTTTGGAGCTGGTCACCCGGAGCACTCTGAATTATGGCAAGGAACTTTGGCACATTGGGGCGCCTTTAAGAATTTGTCTCAAAATCATCATGTCAAAGAAGTTGATTTGGAAGGGGTTAATAGCCCCAATAGAGGTTGGTTCAAGTTGAGTTTTGGCGGTAATCTCAAGTCTTATTATCAAGTTTACAAGAATAAATAA
- a CDS encoding glycosyltransferase family 2 protein: protein MKKIPKISVLVPVHNQEKYIGRCLRSILAQNFPREDYEIIVIDDGSQDRTSYALELFHDDITLVKNETNLGLPASLNRGIRASNAPYLVRVDSDDYINAEFLRILSLFLSHNLHMDAVACDYLLVDDREEVIARKNCLEDPIACGVMFRTEQLIDIGLYDETFLLHEDRDLRIRFEKKYKIHRLELPLYRYRRHSNNITNNVEAMNLHRDNLIKKHGQGCLK, encoded by the coding sequence ATGAAAAAAATTCCAAAAATTTCGGTGCTTGTTCCTGTTCATAATCAGGAAAAATACATTGGTCGTTGTTTGCGTTCTATTCTAGCGCAAAATTTTCCGCGTGAAGATTATGAGATTATTGTTATTGATGATGGAAGTCAGGATCGCACTTCTTATGCCTTAGAACTTTTTCACGACGATATTACTCTGGTAAAAAATGAAACTAATCTGGGCTTGCCGGCATCTTTAAATCGTGGCATTCGTGCCTCAAATGCACCTTATCTGGTTCGCGTTGATTCTGATGACTATATTAATGCCGAATTTTTAAGAATTTTGAGTCTTTTTCTCTCTCATAATCTTCATATGGATGCTGTAGCCTGTGATTATCTGCTGGTAGATGATCGTGAAGAAGTAATAGCCCGCAAAAATTGTCTTGAAGATCCGATTGCCTGTGGTGTTATGTTTCGAACAGAACAACTTATTGATATTGGATTGTATGATGAAACTTTTTTACTTCATGAAGATCGTGATCTCCGTATTCGCTTTGAGAAAAAGTATAAAATTCATCGTTTAGAACTGCCGTTATATCGTTATCGTCGTCATAGCAATAATATTACTAATAATGTAGAAGCGATGAATTTACATCGGGATAATCTTATAAAAAAGCATGGGCAAGGATGTTTAAAATGA
- a CDS encoding glycosyltransferase family protein: MLQNPAKKRTVAIIQARMSSVRFPGKMLAPLGAFPIIEWVIHRVKRASKLDDIILATSELSSDDPLADVASNLGVKVFRGNEQDVLGRFLNASQLTQSNQIVRVCADNPFIDGVEIDRLIDFYLANPCDYACNHQNRMNSGYADGFGAEIIDLKILRQIADIARDLRYREHVTLYLWDHIQKYRMLSVPAPAGLSYPHLRFDVDTPEDLLKLESAVNAGIGLDTPAFEIVNWALKQDENIR, from the coding sequence TTGTTACAAAATCCCGCTAAAAAAAGAACGGTTGCTATTATTCAGGCCCGGATGAGCTCTGTACGTTTTCCGGGAAAGATGCTGGCCCCTCTAGGGGCCTTTCCTATTATTGAATGGGTGATTCATCGTGTAAAGCGAGCTTCTAAGCTGGATGATATTATTTTGGCGACATCCGAGTTGTCATCCGATGATCCTCTTGCTGATGTAGCAAGTAATTTGGGTGTTAAAGTTTTCAGGGGGAATGAGCAAGATGTATTAGGACGTTTTTTAAATGCATCCCAACTTACTCAGTCCAATCAGATTGTTAGAGTATGCGCTGATAACCCTTTTATTGATGGCGTTGAAATTGACAGGCTGATTGATTTTTACCTGGCTAATCCTTGTGATTATGCTTGTAACCATCAAAATAGAATGAATAGTGGGTATGCCGATGGTTTTGGTGCCGAAATTATCGATTTAAAAATTTTGCGTCAGATTGCAGATATTGCACGAGACTTGCGCTATCGTGAACATGTGACTCTTTATTTATGGGATCATATTCAAAAATATCGCATGCTTTCTGTTCCCGCCCCTGCGGGGCTATCTTATCCCCATCTTCGTTTTGATGTTGACACTCCTGAAGATCTATTGAAATTGGAAAGCGCAGTCAATGCAGGAATTGGGCTTGATACGCCGGCTTTTGAGATTGTGAATTGGGCTTTAAAACAGGACGAGAATATTCGCTAA
- a CDS encoding DUF4910 domain-containing protein → MEFSQTLSVEIDRYLKKLFPICRSLTGSGNRETLRILNEITPIDVKEIPSGTKTYDWVVPPEWDIRGAFIGLPDGTRIADFKENNLHVMSYSIPVQKTLSWEELEPHLHRHPHLPNAIPYRTTYYREEWGFCVTHDQYAALKTSQGPFSVSIDSSLKPGSLTYGECLIPGKSKQEILISCYICHPSMANDSLSGVILTAFLAQHLRNFKNSYWSYRIVFVPETLGAIAYSFLNEAKMKHIDIGLVVTTVGGQGDVGYKQAWNKEHPINRLVESVFKEAGKTFKTYPFDIHGSDERQYSTQGFKINCVTLCKDRYYEYPQYHSSLDNLSFVTGSQIFETFELYCNLIKKLEARRIYKNTIPCGEVMLSKHDLYPSKGGAQRPELGGRSELDLILWLLFLCDGRKSVDDIAVELGVGSEALLPIIERLRGKGVLTLV, encoded by the coding sequence ATGGAATTTAGTCAGACTTTAAGTGTTGAAATAGACCGTTATCTGAAAAAATTGTTTCCTATTTGTCGCAGTTTAACAGGTTCTGGTAATCGTGAGACTCTTCGTATTTTAAATGAAATTACTCCTATAGATGTAAAAGAAATTCCCTCAGGAACAAAAACTTACGATTGGGTTGTTCCGCCCGAATGGGATATTCGCGGTGCTTTTATTGGTTTGCCTGATGGAACGCGCATTGCCGATTTTAAAGAAAATAATCTGCATGTGATGAGCTATAGTATTCCCGTTCAAAAAACCTTGAGCTGGGAAGAGCTTGAGCCTCACTTGCATCGTCATCCTCATTTACCCAATGCGATTCCCTATCGTACTACATATTATCGTGAAGAATGGGGCTTTTGTGTGACCCACGATCAATATGCCGCTTTAAAGACAAGTCAGGGACCTTTTTCAGTATCAATCGATAGCAGTTTAAAGCCCGGGTCTTTAACGTATGGCGAATGTCTTATTCCCGGAAAATCAAAGCAGGAAATTCTTATTTCGTGTTACATTTGTCATCCTTCCATGGCCAATGACAGTTTGAGCGGAGTAATTTTAACCGCGTTTTTAGCTCAACATCTTAGAAATTTTAAAAACAGTTATTGGTCTTACCGTATTGTTTTTGTTCCCGAAACATTGGGTGCCATTGCCTATTCTTTTTTGAACGAAGCCAAAATGAAGCATATTGATATTGGTCTGGTGGTAACAACCGTGGGAGGGCAGGGGGATGTGGGTTATAAACAGGCCTGGAATAAAGAACATCCCATTAATCGACTGGTTGAATCGGTTTTTAAAGAAGCTGGTAAAACATTTAAAACTTATCCGTTCGATATTCATGGTAGTGATGAAAGACAATATTCCACGCAAGGTTTTAAAATTAATTGCGTGACCCTGTGTAAAGACCGTTATTACGAATATCCTCAGTATCATAGTTCGCTTGATAATTTATCTTTTGTGACAGGTTCCCAAATATTTGAAACATTTGAGCTGTACTGCAATCTTATTAAAAAACTGGAAGCCCGTCGTATTTATAAAAATACTATTCCTTGTGGCGAGGTGATGCTATCCAAGCATGATCTTTATCCCTCCAAGGGAGGAGCTCAGAGACCTGAACTTGGAGGGCGTTCTGAACTCGATTTGATTTTATGGCTTCTTTTTCTGTGCGATGGCCGTAAGTCTGTTGATGATATTGCTGTTGAACTCGGTGTGGGTTCAGAAGCTTTACTGCCCATTATTGAACGATTAAGAGGAAAAGGAGTGCTGACCCTTGTCTGA